A part of Paenibacillus sp. IHBB 10380 genomic DNA contains:
- a CDS encoding ABC transporter ATP-binding protein, which translates to MTKKAGIARLVEIADEKRGLLIVSAALASLSAICMLIPYVSVYFILKELLQHASNAALVDGDMMIRWGIIALLGVIGGLVTMYAGGMASHVAAFRILYGLRVKLSAHIGRLPLGWLNGTSTGAVKKTLEQNVEKVETFIAHQLPDLVQVLVSTTIMIIVMFYLNPWLALACIIPIILGLGIQMHLMTGAKTKKNIKEYYDFLEQMNGSAVQYVRGMPAVKVFGQTVHSFRRFYSDMIHYRDYCLKYTDQFQNGFIIFKVIIGSFTAFVLPVGVFLLSKDPSSVAFATVLLFFLIMAPGISAPMFKLMYISSALRDINEGVERMDLIFAEKPIPEPKDPKTPSTYDVTFDHVSFSYRAEGVATRKEALTDISFVARQGKVTALVGPSGSGKSTVANLVPRFWDVDAGQIRIGGVDIREMLTHHLMDSVAFVFQDTFLFYDTLYNNIAVGQPNASKEAVYAAAKAAQCHTFIGNLPQGYDTLIGEGGVYLSGGEEQRIAVARAILKNAPILVLDEATAFSDPENEYEMQLALKELMQNKTVIVIAHRLSSIRDADQIIVLNDGRLTERGTHDVLVAEGGLYARMWSAYTEAGQWHIGAEGSNFEHSV; encoded by the coding sequence ATGACGAAGAAAGCGGGGATCGCCAGACTGGTGGAAATAGCCGATGAGAAGCGAGGCTTGTTAATCGTCTCAGCTGCGCTAGCTTCACTAAGTGCGATCTGCATGCTAATACCCTACGTATCAGTGTACTTTATTCTTAAGGAACTATTACAACATGCCTCCAATGCTGCACTTGTAGATGGAGATATGATGATTAGATGGGGCATTATTGCTTTACTCGGTGTTATTGGTGGGTTAGTGACAATGTATGCGGGTGGAATGGCTTCTCATGTTGCCGCTTTTCGCATTCTATATGGTCTGCGTGTTAAGTTATCTGCGCATATCGGAAGGCTACCTCTAGGATGGTTGAATGGCACTTCAACAGGGGCTGTAAAGAAGACGTTAGAACAAAATGTGGAGAAGGTGGAGACCTTCATTGCTCACCAGCTACCGGATTTAGTACAGGTACTCGTAAGCACTACAATTATGATTATCGTTATGTTCTATTTGAATCCATGGTTAGCTTTGGCCTGTATTATCCCGATAATACTTGGATTAGGTATCCAGATGCACTTAATGACAGGAGCCAAGACGAAGAAGAACATTAAGGAATATTATGATTTCTTAGAACAAATGAACGGTTCAGCTGTTCAGTATGTCCGCGGTATGCCCGCCGTCAAAGTGTTTGGACAAACGGTGCATTCATTCCGGAGATTTTACTCTGATATGATCCATTATCGCGATTATTGTTTGAAATATACAGATCAGTTTCAGAATGGATTTATCATTTTTAAAGTGATTATTGGTTCATTTACGGCATTTGTTCTTCCGGTTGGTGTATTCCTATTGAGTAAGGATCCCAGTAGTGTAGCATTTGCCACGGTTCTATTATTCTTTCTGATTATGGCTCCTGGTATATCAGCTCCAATGTTTAAACTTATGTATATATCATCTGCGCTACGTGATATTAATGAAGGCGTGGAGCGCATGGATCTTATTTTTGCAGAGAAGCCTATTCCAGAACCTAAGGATCCGAAGACTCCAAGTACATATGATGTCACTTTTGATCATGTGTCGTTCTCATATCGAGCAGAAGGAGTAGCCACCCGGAAAGAAGCGTTAACCGATATTTCCTTTGTCGCTAGACAGGGAAAAGTTACAGCATTGGTTGGGCCCTCGGGTTCTGGTAAATCAACGGTTGCAAACTTAGTACCTCGTTTCTGGGATGTTGATGCTGGGCAGATTAGGATTGGTGGAGTGGATATACGTGAAATGCTGACCCATCATTTAATGGATAGTGTAGCTTTTGTATTTCAAGATACCTTTCTGTTCTATGACACCTTATACAACAATATAGCGGTCGGTCAGCCTAATGCCTCTAAGGAGGCAGTATATGCAGCCGCAAAGGCAGCACAATGTCATACGTTTATTGGGAATCTCCCTCAAGGATACGATACCTTGATCGGAGAGGGAGGCGTATATCTATCGGGTGGTGAAGAGCAACGTATCGCTGTAGCTAGAGCGATTCTAAAGAATGCTCCTATCCTTGTATTGGATGAGGCAACGGCTTTTTCTGATCCGGAGAATGAATATGAAATGCAATTGGCACTGAAAGAGTTAATGCAGAACAAAACGGTAATCGTTATTGCCCATCGTCTTTCTTCTATACGAGATGCTGATCAGATTATTGTACTTAACGATGGACGATTAACGGAGCGGGGTACCCATGATGTACTCGTTGCTGAGGGCGGATTATATGCCCGGATGTGGTCTGCATATACAGAAGCTGGACAATGGCATATCGGAGCGGAGGGATCAAATTTTGAGCATTCTGTATAA
- a CDS encoding helix-turn-helix transcriptional regulator, giving the protein MVYINDLDIHQYFYKSYEALNLNRADSGYIEGQTFPEQLGEGYMKRLIIRQGLELVIADYCFWSNEITSYNGTEPLVELSYCVDGGGAIDILGKAAEIKVNQWQLWLMKDIEVSMEHTSNKHMTFVGLRMTETMFNQYMQVSPGEDKMSFANLLGYHQGYRLYEESISPAISTVIFQILQCTYEGPMKRIYLESKALELLCLSLQDCLIVSSASSISSVLRGNDLDKIKLAKQILQERMDCPPALLELSRLVGLNDYKLKVGFKEVYGTTVFGSLREMRLEKAKYYLELGMMNVSEVAYSVGYSNPSYFSEAFRKKYGVQPNLMLTRKCNNH; this is encoded by the coding sequence ATGGTGTACATTAATGATCTTGATATTCACCAATATTTCTATAAATCGTATGAAGCGTTGAATTTGAATCGAGCGGATTCAGGTTATATAGAAGGACAGACCTTTCCAGAACAATTAGGTGAAGGATATATGAAGCGCCTGATTATCCGCCAAGGTCTGGAATTGGTCATCGCAGACTATTGTTTCTGGTCTAATGAGATTACATCGTACAATGGGACTGAGCCCCTGGTTGAACTTAGTTATTGTGTAGATGGTGGAGGAGCGATAGATATATTAGGCAAGGCTGCTGAGATCAAGGTAAATCAATGGCAACTTTGGTTGATGAAAGATATAGAAGTTTCGATGGAGCATACATCAAATAAACATATGACATTTGTGGGACTTCGGATGACAGAGACCATGTTTAATCAATACATGCAAGTAAGTCCTGGAGAGGACAAAATGAGCTTTGCTAATTTACTTGGATATCATCAGGGCTATCGATTATATGAAGAATCCATATCTCCCGCAATTTCTACGGTTATATTTCAAATTCTACAATGCACATATGAAGGTCCTATGAAACGGATTTACTTAGAAAGTAAAGCCTTGGAATTATTATGTCTGAGTCTTCAGGATTGTTTGATTGTGAGTTCGGCGAGCTCGATCTCATCGGTACTTCGTGGTAATGATTTGGATAAAATCAAACTAGCTAAACAGATTTTACAAGAACGTATGGACTGTCCTCCTGCTCTGCTGGAGTTATCACGGTTGGTCGGCCTGAACGATTACAAGTTAAAGGTAGGATTTAAAGAAGTCTATGGAACGACTGTATTTGGGTCGCTACGAGAGATGCGACTTGAGAAGGCAAAGTATTATCTCGAACTCGGCATGATGAATGTAAGTGAAGTAGCCTATTCCGTAGGTTATTCTAACCCCAGTTATTTCTCTGAGGCTTTTCGAAAAAAATACGGTGTTCAACCCAATTTGATGTTAACCAGAAAATGTAATAATCACTAG
- a CDS encoding HXXEE domain-containing protein: MESLVILFLFAITLHNLEEALWLPAWSNYASKFHKPVGKGEFHFAVMFITSLAYLSTFFYLFFPNSIMAKYILIGFLGSMIINAIFPHLLATIILKRYSPGLLTGILLNIPINSLILYQFFQSNELTFRELFLSILIVGGVLLSLIPVLFKIGTSVTKQFY, translated from the coding sequence TTGGAATCATTGGTTATTTTATTTTTATTTGCGATTACACTACATAATTTAGAAGAAGCATTATGGTTGCCAGCGTGGTCGAATTATGCCTCAAAATTCCACAAGCCTGTGGGGAAAGGTGAATTTCATTTTGCAGTCATGTTTATTACTTCTTTGGCTTATCTTTCAACTTTTTTTTATCTATTCTTCCCAAATTCAATTATGGCTAAATATATTCTTATTGGTTTCCTTGGCTCAATGATTATTAATGCCATTTTCCCGCATTTACTTGCAACCATCATTTTAAAAAGATATTCTCCTGGGCTTTTAACAGGTATATTATTAAATATTCCTATCAACAGTTTGATTCTTTATCAATTTTTTCAAAGCAATGAATTAACATTTAGAGAGTTATTTTTATCAATACTTATAGTAGGGGGAGTGTTATTAAGCTTAATTCCTGTTTTATTTAAAATAGGAACATCTGTTACTAAACAATTTTATTAG
- the fur gene encoding ferric iron uptake transcriptional regulator, with protein sequence MMITEHIEEIKRQLTAKGYKLTSQREATVRVLLENEENHLTTEEVYMLVKNTCPDIGIATVYRTLELLKELHVVEKVNFGDGVARFDLRFLNQPHFHHHLICTECGSVQEILEDWLMPMEKRVEHEFGFTVTDHRLDFQGVCKSCNDKAASNKDKCQAVS encoded by the coding sequence ATGATGATTACAGAGCATATTGAAGAGATCAAAAGGCAACTAACTGCCAAAGGGTATAAGCTGACATCACAGCGTGAAGCGACAGTTCGAGTATTACTGGAGAATGAAGAGAATCATTTAACTACAGAAGAAGTTTATATGCTTGTTAAAAACACTTGTCCGGATATTGGAATCGCCACCGTGTATCGGACGTTAGAATTACTGAAAGAGCTACATGTTGTTGAGAAAGTTAACTTTGGAGATGGTGTTGCTCGTTTTGACTTACGTTTTTTGAACCAACCTCACTTTCATCATCATTTAATATGTACAGAGTGTGGTAGTGTTCAGGAGATACTAGAAGACTGGTTAATGCCGATGGAGAAGAGAGTTGAACACGAATTTGGGTTCACCGTTACGGATCACCGTCTTGATTTTCAAGGTGTCTGTAAGTCTTGCAATGATAAAGCAGCCTCAAACAAGGATAAATGCCAAGCTGTTTCTTAA
- a CDS encoding LrgB family protein, translating to MVLTATAIVLVNVSIYIVMSMMYRRFHVPILMPALTATLTVVILLLYFRIPYETYMIGGQWINQLLGPAVVSLAFPLYKQRHVLRRNLTAILGGTLTGLFVGMFGGMLMAVSMGFPKSYVLSLLPKSITTPVAIQISGNLGGESSLTSVFVMIAGFTGAIGGPYILKLFRIQSEAGIGIGLGTASHALGTAKSLEYGEQSVSMSSVAMTVCAIAGSCVAPIVTWLMYPH from the coding sequence ATGGTTTTGACTGCTACAGCGATTGTTCTGGTTAATGTAAGTATATATATTGTTATGTCTATGATGTACAGGCGTTTTCACGTTCCCATATTGATGCCAGCATTAACAGCGACATTGACAGTTGTTATTCTGCTGTTGTATTTTCGGATTCCCTATGAAACTTATATGATCGGTGGTCAATGGATTAACCAACTACTGGGACCCGCTGTCGTTTCTTTAGCCTTTCCTTTGTATAAGCAGCGTCACGTGTTGCGCCGAAATCTTACGGCTATTCTGGGAGGAACACTTACGGGTCTGTTTGTAGGGATGTTCGGCGGGATGCTGATGGCTGTTAGTATGGGATTTCCTAAATCCTATGTTCTTTCCTTATTACCTAAATCCATTACCACACCGGTAGCGATTCAAATATCAGGTAACTTGGGAGGGGAGTCTTCTTTAACCTCTGTATTTGTCATGATTGCTGGATTTACGGGAGCCATTGGTGGACCCTATATCTTAAAGCTATTCAGAATTCAAAGTGAGGCTGGAATCGGAATCGGTCTGGGGACAGCTTCCCACGCACTGGGTACCGCCAAATCACTGGAGTATGGAGAGCAATCCGTATCCATGAGCTCAGTAGCGATGACTGTATGCGCCATTGCAGGATCATGTGTAGCTCCCATAGTTACTTGGCTAATGTATCCTCACTGA
- a CDS encoding CidA/LrgA family protein — protein MKIIQIIAQVGLLYLFYLAGDYVQQWLHLPIPGSIVGLLLLFVLLLCKIVPIRWIEHGSTAVLSYLPLFFIPATAGIVNHLGIFSGKGLMLIVIIIVSTALTMVAAAHSSQWLAGWSMRSKRDSREKGKEI, from the coding sequence ATGAAAATCATTCAGATCATAGCGCAGGTCGGGCTATTATATTTGTTTTACTTGGCTGGCGATTATGTACAACAATGGCTTCACCTCCCGATTCCGGGAAGTATCGTAGGTCTGCTGCTCCTTTTTGTATTGCTTTTGTGCAAGATAGTTCCGATCAGGTGGATTGAGCATGGGTCAACAGCTGTGTTGTCATACCTTCCGTTGTTTTTTATTCCAGCGACTGCAGGAATTGTGAATCACTTAGGCATATTCAGCGGAAAAGGTCTGATGTTGATCGTTATCATCATCGTAAGTACGGCATTAACGATGGTAGCAGCGGCACATTCGAGTCAATGGCTAGCAGGGTGGAGCATGAGGAGTAAAAGGGATAGTAGAGAGAAGGGGAAGGAAATATAA
- a CDS encoding ArsR/SmtB family transcription factor produces the protein MNSNFKDYNEVSDILKALAHPVRLCIVRGLLDKGKCNVSHMQACLDLPQSTVSQHLQKLRSMGIVETDRNGLEVNYSIADIRVKKLVYIFFGEEIENE, from the coding sequence ATGAATAGCAATTTTAAAGACTACAATGAAGTTTCTGATATCCTGAAAGCCTTGGCGCACCCTGTGCGTCTGTGCATTGTAAGAGGATTACTAGACAAGGGGAAATGTAACGTTTCACATATGCAGGCGTGTTTAGATCTACCACAATCGACTGTTTCACAGCATCTACAGAAGCTTCGGTCTATGGGTATCGTAGAAACAGACCGTAACGGTCTTGAAGTAAACTACAGCATTGCAGACATAAGAGTTAAGAAGCTCGTATACATTTTTTTTGGGGAGGAAATAGAGAATGAGTAA